The proteins below come from a single Mucilaginibacter mali genomic window:
- the rhaT gene encoding L-rhamnose/proton symporter RhaT, with the protein MEIIFGVIFHFIGGFASGSFYIPYKKVTGWAWESFWIVGGLFSWLIVPPLAAWLTIPHFMDIIRSADSSVLTYTYIFGVLWGIGGLTYGLGVRYLGVSLGSTIILGLCSVFGSLVPSIYYQFKPQPGKDTIETLATTQWGQWVLVGIVVCVVGIIICGRAGSLKERELSKDQEVATNNSDYKFGLGITVAIISGVLSACFAFGIDAGKSMANIANDAWKAIHPNQGNFLYQNNVTYVVILWGGLTTNFIWCMILNARNKTFGNYTDSRTPLLKNYLFSALAGTTWFLQFFFYGMGESRLGNGASSWILHMAFIILIANTWGLVLKEWKGVSKKAFTTVIVGIITIILSVVIVGYGNSIKP; encoded by the coding sequence ATGGAGATCATTTTTGGGGTTATTTTTCATTTTATAGGCGGCTTTGCCTCCGGAAGTTTTTACATACCTTATAAAAAGGTAACAGGGTGGGCCTGGGAAAGCTTCTGGATAGTAGGCGGCCTGTTCTCATGGCTTATCGTGCCGCCATTGGCAGCATGGTTAACTATTCCGCATTTTATGGATATTATCAGGAGTGCTGATAGTAGTGTGTTAACGTACACTTATATTTTTGGCGTACTGTGGGGGATTGGCGGTTTAACTTATGGTTTAGGTGTGCGCTACCTGGGTGTATCCTTAGGCAGCACCATTATATTAGGCTTATGTTCGGTATTCGGTTCACTTGTGCCGTCTATATATTACCAGTTCAAACCGCAGCCGGGTAAAGACACTATCGAAACACTGGCTACTACGCAATGGGGACAATGGGTGCTGGTTGGTATAGTAGTTTGCGTAGTGGGTATTATTATATGCGGCAGGGCAGGTAGTTTAAAAGAAAGGGAACTTTCTAAAGATCAGGAAGTCGCAACCAATAACAGCGATTATAAGTTTGGCCTGGGTATTACCGTAGCTATCATATCGGGTGTGTTGAGCGCCTGCTTCGCCTTCGGTATAGATGCCGGTAAAAGCATGGCTAATATCGCCAATGATGCATGGAAGGCTATTCACCCTAACCAGGGTAATTTCCTTTATCAAAACAATGTTACTTATGTAGTGATACTTTGGGGCGGTTTAACCACTAACTTTATATGGTGTATGATATTGAACGCGCGTAACAAAACGTTCGGTAACTACACTGATAGCAGAACCCCCTTATTAAAAAACTATTTGTTTTCGGCACTGGCCGGTACTACCTGGTTCCTGCAGTTCTTTTTCTACGGCATGGGCGAAAGCCGCTTAGGCAATGGCGCCAGCTCGTGGATATTACACATGGCCTTTATCATCCTGATTGCCAACACCTGGGGATTGGTGCTGAAGGAATGGAAAGGCGTTAGCAAGAAAGCATTTACAACTGTTATAGTAGGTATTATCACCATCATACTTTCGGTAGTGATAGTAGGCTACGGCAACTCTATAAAACCTTAA